A region from the Candidatus Dependentiae bacterium genome encodes:
- a CDS encoding tRNA uridine-5-carboxymethylaminomethyl(34) synthesis enzyme MnmG — protein DRNSHHVFVEPDGENLEKIYPAGISTSLPLDIQEKYVRSIQGFENAIFTDPGYAIEYDFIQPNNLKHTLEVKTVDGLYFAGQVNGTTGYEEAAGQGIIAGINAHLKINNQEPFILNRNESYIAVMIDDIITIGVDEPYRMFTSRAERRLLLRQDNVFLRLMPYGKKLNLIDNNLYNKFLIEKNIIEKSIELIKKLGTHSELFKLFHSIDWTVDIQDQAKIILHENLNENFNNFINLDKLTSRILLCIHAEIRYAGYIEKEKIEAEKLVKYQTLKIPSEISYSQMPGLSVELQNKLKFYKPETIAAAQIIPGMTPAAVSILIFQTRVLEKQIK, from the coding sequence CGGACAGAAATTCTCATCATGTTTTTGTTGAACCTGATGGAGAAAATTTAGAAAAAATTTATCCTGCAGGAATTTCAACATCTTTACCATTAGATATTCAGGAAAAATATGTTCGTTCAATTCAAGGCTTTGAGAATGCTATATTCACAGATCCGGGATATGCAATAGAATATGATTTTATTCAACCAAATAATTTAAAACACACTCTTGAAGTTAAAACAGTTGATGGTTTATATTTTGCCGGCCAAGTTAACGGAACAACAGGATATGAAGAAGCTGCAGGACAAGGTATTATTGCCGGAATTAATGCTCACTTAAAAATAAATAATCAAGAACCATTTATATTAAACAGAAATGAAAGTTATATAGCCGTAATGATAGATGATATTATTACAATCGGTGTAGATGAACCATATCGAATGTTTACATCAAGAGCCGAAAGAAGATTGTTGCTGCGTCAAGATAATGTATTTTTACGTTTAATGCCTTACGGCAAAAAACTTAATTTAATAGATAATAATTTATATAATAAATTTTTAATAGAAAAAAATATTATAGAAAAATCTATAGAACTTATTAAAAAACTGGGCACACATAGTGAACTTTTTAAACTATTTCATTCAATAGATTGGACAGTCGATATACAAGATCAAGCAAAAATAATTTTACATGAAAATTTAAATGAAAATTTTAACAATTTTATTAATCTTGATAAACTCACATCAAGAATTTTATTGTGTATTCATGCTGAAATTCGATATGCCGGCTATATTGAAAAAGAAAAAATTGAAGCAGAAAAATTAGTAAAATATCAGACATTAAAAATACCAAGCGAAATTAGCTATTCACAAATGCCCGGTTTATCTGTAGAATTACAGAATAAGTTGAAATTTTATAAGCCGGAAACAATTGCGGCTGCTCAGATTATCCCGGGTATGACGCCAGCAGCAGTTTCTATTTTGATCTTTCAAACAAGAGTCTTGGAAAAACAAATTAAATAA